A genome region from Myroides fluvii includes the following:
- a CDS encoding DUF2461 domain-containing protein, with translation MNQLKQEHIALLETIAKNNNKPWFTENKPQIDAVFTEVKGFFKAVFDQMAVVDEVELFHVHRLYRDVRFSKDKTPYKTYFGLHIGRKKPLLRGGYYLNIEPGKSFVGGGFWEPNKDDLLRIRKEIALDDSELREIISHPLFVQTFGGLMGEELKTAPKGFDKEHPAIDLLRKKQFLVMRSFTDEELIQPDFINEVIQTFEVMKPFFDYMSEVLTTDVNGVSLYE, from the coding sequence ATGAATCAGTTGAAACAAGAGCATATAGCCCTTTTAGAGACTATTGCAAAGAATAATAACAAACCGTGGTTTACCGAAAATAAACCGCAAATTGACGCCGTTTTTACGGAGGTAAAGGGTTTTTTTAAGGCTGTTTTTGATCAAATGGCTGTCGTGGATGAGGTAGAGCTATTTCACGTGCACCGCTTATACCGAGATGTGCGTTTTTCAAAGGATAAAACGCCCTATAAAACTTATTTTGGCTTGCATATTGGAAGAAAGAAACCTTTACTTCGAGGTGGATATTACCTGAATATAGAACCCGGAAAGAGTTTTGTTGGTGGAGGGTTTTGGGAACCGAATAAAGATGATTTATTGCGCATTCGAAAAGAAATTGCCTTGGATGATTCTGAATTGCGCGAAATTATAAGTCATCCACTATTTGTTCAAACCTTTGGAGGTTTAATGGGCGAGGAGTTGAAAACGGCTCCTAAGGGCTTTGATAAAGAACATCCTGCCATTGATTTACTGCGCAAAAAACAGTTTTTGGTTATGCGTTCGTTTACCGATGAGGAACTAATCCAACCTGACTTTATAAACGAAGTTATTCAAACTTTTGAAGTGATGAAACCCTTCTTTGACTATATGTCTGAAGTATTGACTACCGATGTCAATGGAGTGAGCTTATATGAGTAA